The proteins below come from a single Oncorhynchus keta strain PuntledgeMale-10-30-2019 chromosome 1, Oket_V2, whole genome shotgun sequence genomic window:
- the hdlbpa gene encoding high density lipoprotein binding protein a isoform X2: MSSVAVLTQESFNEHRSGLVAEQAGGSSSAGDEEAPAYKDAFPPLPEKAASPEGTQEPVNAWTSKIRPLKSSVITQVFHVPLEERKYKDINQFGEGDQAKVCVDIMHKTGAHLELSMAKDQGLSIMVSGKLDAVMKARKEIVSRLQTQASATVAIPKEHHRFVIGKNGEKLQELELKTATKIQIPRPDDPSNHIKISGTKEGLEKAKHEILLISAEQDKRAVERVNIDKVFHPFITGAYNKLVADMMQETGARINVPPPSVNKTEIVITGEKEQVALAVAMIKKIYEGKKNATTIAVEVKKSQHKYVIGPKGNTLQEILEKTGVSVEIPPPDSNSETVILRGEPDRLGQALTEVYAKANSYTVSSVEAPSWLHRFIIGKKGQNLAKITQQMPKVHIEFTEGEDKITLEGPTKDMQMVQSQMEAIVTDLVSRMDYLEISVDPRFHRHLIGKGGANINRIKDLHKVSVRIPPDNEKSHLIRIEGDPQGVQEASKELLELASRMENERTKDLIIEQRFHRAIIGQKGEKIKDVRDKFPEVIINFPDPAAKSDIVQLRGPRNEVEKCSKFMAKMVADMVENGFFLSVPIFKQFHKNIIGKGGANIKKIREETNTRIDLPAENSNSEMIVITGKKENCEAARIRILSIQKELANITEMEVSIPSKLHNSLIGSKGRFVRSIMEECGGVHIHFPTEGSGIDTVTIRGPAEEVEKAKKQLLSLAQDKQTKSHTAELKAKPEYHKFLIGKGGGNIRKVRDSTGARIIFPTPDDEDQELITVVGTEEAVREAQKELEELIKSLDNVVEDVMNVDPKHHRYFVARRGQVLRDIADEYGGVMVSFPRSGANSDKVTLKGAKDCVEAAKKRMLEIIEDLDAQVTMECVIPQKFHRSIMGPKGSRIQGITRDHNVQIKFPERVDGPGKGGPAAPPAEAAVQENGEANGEMVEEPAAPVDPTAPKKCDVIVLSGRKERCEAAVEALKALVPVTTEVEVSFELHRYIIGQKGSGIRKMMDEFEVNIQVPAPELQSDIIFITGLANHLDRAKEGLLERVKELTAEQEDRSLRSFKLTITVDPKYHPKIIGRKGAIITNIRTEHDVNIQFPDKNDDNQDQITITGYEHKAIAARDAIQAIVDELEEMISEDITLDARVHARIIGARGKGIRKIMDEFKVDLRFPQPGAADPNQVFVTGRPELVDEAIDHLLNLEEEYMADVNENESKMTYMKPTGDRGASSMDEGGRERGSSKGFVVREAPWQTGSEKAPDMSSSEDFPSFGAPVAATNKASPWGPKRF; this comes from the exons ATGAGCTCAGTCGCTGTACTTACGCAGGAAAGCTTCAACGAGCATCGCTCTGGGCTCGTTGCAGAGCAGGCAGGTG GGTCTAGTTCTGCTGGAGATGAGGAGGCCCCAGCCTACAAGGATGCCTTCCCTCCGCTGCCTGAGAAGGCTGCTTCACCCGAGGGGACCCAGGAACCAGTCAATGCCTGGACCTCCAAGATCCGGCCCCTCAAATCCTCTGTCATCACCCAG GTTTTCCACGTTCCTCTGGAAGAGCGCAAGTACAAGGACATCAACCAGTTCGGTGAAGGAGATCAGGCGAAGGTCTGTGTGGACATCATGCATAAGACTGGAGCCCACCTGGAACTCTCCATGGCTAAAGACCAGGGCCTGTCCATCATGGTGTCTGGGAAACTGGACGCAGTGATGAAAGCCCGCAAGGAGATTGTGTCCCGACTGCAGACTCAG GCTTCAGCTACTGTGGCAATCCCCAAAGAACACCATCGCTTTGTCATCGGCAAGAACGGGGAGAAGCTGCAGGAGTTGGAGCTCAAGACTGCCACCAAGATCCAGATTCCAAGACCAGATGACCCCAGCAACCATATCAAGATCTCTGGCACCAAGGAGGGCCTGGAGAAGGCCAAGCACGAGATTCTGCTCATCTCTGCCGAGCAG GACAAGCGTGCTGTGGAGAGGGTGAACATCGACAAGGTGTTCCACCCCTTCATCACTGGTGCCTACAACAAGCTGGTGGCAGATATGATGCAGGAGACAGGAGCCCGCATCAACGTCCCCCCACCCAGCGTCAATAAGACGGAGATTGTCATTACTGGGGAGAAAGAGCAGGTGGCCCTTGCTGTGGCTATGATCAAGAAGATTTATGAGGGGAAG AAAAATGCCACCACCATTGCGGTAGAGGTGAAGAAATCTCAGCACAAGTACGTGATCGGCCCCAAGGGAAACACCCTGCAGGAGATCCTGGAGAAAACTGGCGTCTCGGTCGAGATCCCACCCCCAGACAGCAACTCTGAGACAGTCATCCTGCGCGGGGAGCCAGACCGGCTGGGTCAGGCTCTCACTGAAGTTTACGCCAAG GCCAACAGCTATACTGTATCCTCAGTCGAAGCTCCTTCCTGGCTTCATCGATTCATCATCGGCAAGAAGGGGCAGAACCTGGCCAAGATTACCCAGCAAATgcccaag GTGCACATTGAGTTCACTGAGGGCGAGGATAAGATCACCCTGGAAGGCCCCACCAAAGACATGCAGATGGTGCAGAGTCAGATGGAAGCCATCGTCACTGACCTG GTGAGCCGCATGGATTATTTGGAGATTAGTGTGGACCCCAGATTCCACAGACACCTGATTGGGAAGGGTGGTGCCAACA TAAACCGCATCAAAGATCTGCACAAGGTGTCTGTGCGTATCCCCCCTGACAACGAGAAGAGCCACCTGATCCGCATCGAGGGAGATCCTCAGGGGGTCCAGGAAGCCAGTAAGGAGCTGCTTGAGCTAGCGTCGCGCATG GAGAACGAGCGTACAAAGGACCTGATCATTGAACAGCGTTTTCACAGAGCCATCATTGGCCAAAAAGGGGAGAAGATTAAGGACGTTCGTGACAAGTTCCCTGAG GTCATCATCAACTTCCCAGACCCGGCAGCGAAGAGTGACATCGTTCAGTTGCGTGGTCCAAGAAATGAGGTGGAGAAATGCTCCAAGTTCATGGCGAAGATGGTTGCTGACATG GTGGAGAATGGCTTCTTTCTCTCAGTTCCCATCTTCAAACAATTCCACAAGAACATTATTGGGAAAGGTGGCGCCAACATCAAGAAG ATTCGTGAGGAAACGAACACCCGGATTGACCTGCCTGCCGAGAACAGCAACTCTGAGATGATAGTCATCACCGGCAAGAAGGAAAACTGTGAGGCCGCAAGAATCCGCATCCTGTCTATCCAGAAAGAACTG GCAAACATTACAGAGATGGAGGTGTCCATCCCCTCAAAGCTGCACAACTCCCTGATTGGCTCTAAGGGCCGTTTCGTCCGCTCCATCATGGAAGAGTGTGGCGGTGTCCATATCCACTTCCCCACAGAGGGCTCCGGCATCGACACGGTCACCATCAGGGGCCCTGCTGAGGAGGTGGAGAAGGCGAAGAAACAGCTGCTCTCTCTGGCCCAGGATAAG CAAACCAAGAGTCACACGGCTGAGCTGAAGGCCAAGCCAGAGTACCATAAGTTCCTGATCGGTAAAGGAGGTGGTAACATCCGTAAAGTACGTGACAGTACTGGAGCCAGGATTATCTTCCCGACACCTGACGACGAGGACCAGGAGCTGATCACCGTGGTGGGGACAGAGGAGGCCGTCAGAGAGGCCCAGAAGGAACTGGAGGAACTCATCAAGAGCTTG GATAACGTGGTGGAGGATGTAATGAATGTGGACCCCAAGCACCACCGGTACTTTGTGGCTCGCCGTGGGCAGGTGCTGAGGGACATCGCTGATGAGTACGGCGGCGTGATGGTGAGCTTCCCCAGGAGTGGTGCCAACAGTGACAAGGTCACTCTGAAGGGAGCCAAAGACTGCGTGGAGGCAGCCAAGAAACGCATGCTGGAGATCATCGAGGACCTG gatgCCCAGGTGACCATGGAGTGTGTGATTCCTCAGAAGTTCCACCGTTCCATCATGGGGCCCAAAGGTTCCCGTATCCAAGGCATTACCAGGGACCACAACGTGCAGATTAAATTCCCTGAGCGAGTGGACGGCCCGGGGAAGGGAGGCCCAGCGG CTCCCCCGGCCGAGGCTGCAGTGCAGGAGAATGGAGAGGCTAACGGAGAGATGGTTGAAGAGCCTGCAGCACCTGTGGATCCCACTGCACCGAAGAAGTGTGACGTCATCGTGCTTTCTGGCCGCAAGGAGCGATGCGAGGCTGCTGTGGAGGCACTCAAG GCTTTGGTCCCTGTCACCACTGAAGTGGAAGTCTCTTTTGAGCTTCACCGTTACATTATTGGCCAGAAAGGAAGTGGAATTCGTAAGATGATGGATGAGTTTGAG GTTAATATTCAAGTGCCTGCTCCTGAGCTGCAGTCCGACATAATCTTCATTACTGGCTTGGCCAATCACCTGGACCGCGCTAAGGAGGGTCTCCTGGAGCGCGTTAAAGAGCTGACTGCTGAGCAGGAGGATCGG TCCCTCAGGAGCTTCAAGTTGACCATCACCGTGGATCCTAAGTATCACCCCAAGATCATTGGCCGTAAGGGGGCCATAATAACCAACATCCGCACAGAACACGACGTCAACATCCAGTTCCCGGACAAGAACGACGACAACCAG GACCAGATTACCATCACGGGGTATGAGCACAAGGCTATAGCTGCCAGGGATGCCATCCAGGCCATCGTGGACGAGCTGGAGGAGATGATCTCCGAGGATATCACCCTGGACGCCCGCGTCCACGCCCGTATCATCGGGGCCCGTGGCAAGGGCATCCGCAAGATCATGGATGAGTTCAAg GTGGATCTGAGATTCCCCCAGCCTGGAGCTGCTGACCCTAATCAGGTGTTTGTTACTGGTCGTCCTGAGCTGGTGGACGAAGCCATCGACCACCTCCTCAACCTGGAAGAGGAATAT ATGGCTGACGtgaatgagaatgaatctaaGATG
- the hdlbpa gene encoding high density lipoprotein binding protein a isoform X1, which produces MSSVAVLTQESFNEHRSGLVAEQAGGSSSAGDEEAPAYKDAFPPLPEKAASPEGTQEPVNAWTSKIRPLKSSVITQVFHVPLEERKYKDINQFGEGDQAKVCVDIMHKTGAHLELSMAKDQGLSIMVSGKLDAVMKARKEIVSRLQTQASATVAIPKEHHRFVIGKNGEKLQELELKTATKIQIPRPDDPSNHIKISGTKEGLEKAKHEILLISAEQDKRAVERVNIDKVFHPFITGAYNKLVADMMQETGARINVPPPSVNKTEIVITGEKEQVALAVAMIKKIYEGKKNATTIAVEVKKSQHKYVIGPKGNTLQEILEKTGVSVEIPPPDSNSETVILRGEPDRLGQALTEVYAKANSYTVSSVEAPSWLHRFIIGKKGQNLAKITQQMPKVHIEFTEGEDKITLEGPTKDMQMVQSQMEAIVTDLVSRMDYLEISVDPRFHRHLIGKGGANINRIKDLHKVSVRIPPDNEKSHLIRIEGDPQGVQEASKELLELASRMENERTKDLIIEQRFHRAIIGQKGEKIKDVRDKFPEVIINFPDPAAKSDIVQLRGPRNEVEKCSKFMAKMVADMVENGFFLSVPIFKQFHKNIIGKGGANIKKIREETNTRIDLPAENSNSEMIVITGKKENCEAARIRILSIQKELANITEMEVSIPSKLHNSLIGSKGRFVRSIMEECGGVHIHFPTEGSGIDTVTIRGPAEEVEKAKKQLLSLAQDKQTKSHTAELKAKPEYHKFLIGKGGGNIRKVRDSTGARIIFPTPDDEDQELITVVGTEEAVREAQKELEELIKSLDNVVEDVMNVDPKHHRYFVARRGQVLRDIADEYGGVMVSFPRSGANSDKVTLKGAKDCVEAAKKRMLEIIEDLDAQVTMECVIPQKFHRSIMGPKGSRIQGITRDHNVQIKFPERVDGPGKGGPAAPPAEAAVQENGEANGEMVEEPAAPVDPTAPKKCDVIVLSGRKERCEAAVEALKALVPVTTEVEVSFELHRYIIGQKGSGIRKMMDEFEVNIQVPAPELQSDIIFITGLANHLDRAKEGLLERVKELTAEQEDRSLRSFKLTITVDPKYHPKIIGRKGAIITNIRTEHDVNIQFPDKNDDNQDQITITGYEHKAIAARDAIQAIVDELEEMISEDITLDARVHARIIGARGKGIRKIMDEFKVDLRFPQPGAADPNQVFVTGRPELVDEAIDHLLNLEEEYMADVNENESKMTYMKPTGDRGASSMDEGGRERGSSKGFVVREAPWQTGSEKVREAPDMSSSEDFPSFGAPVAATNKASPWGPKRF; this is translated from the exons ATGAGCTCAGTCGCTGTACTTACGCAGGAAAGCTTCAACGAGCATCGCTCTGGGCTCGTTGCAGAGCAGGCAGGTG GGTCTAGTTCTGCTGGAGATGAGGAGGCCCCAGCCTACAAGGATGCCTTCCCTCCGCTGCCTGAGAAGGCTGCTTCACCCGAGGGGACCCAGGAACCAGTCAATGCCTGGACCTCCAAGATCCGGCCCCTCAAATCCTCTGTCATCACCCAG GTTTTCCACGTTCCTCTGGAAGAGCGCAAGTACAAGGACATCAACCAGTTCGGTGAAGGAGATCAGGCGAAGGTCTGTGTGGACATCATGCATAAGACTGGAGCCCACCTGGAACTCTCCATGGCTAAAGACCAGGGCCTGTCCATCATGGTGTCTGGGAAACTGGACGCAGTGATGAAAGCCCGCAAGGAGATTGTGTCCCGACTGCAGACTCAG GCTTCAGCTACTGTGGCAATCCCCAAAGAACACCATCGCTTTGTCATCGGCAAGAACGGGGAGAAGCTGCAGGAGTTGGAGCTCAAGACTGCCACCAAGATCCAGATTCCAAGACCAGATGACCCCAGCAACCATATCAAGATCTCTGGCACCAAGGAGGGCCTGGAGAAGGCCAAGCACGAGATTCTGCTCATCTCTGCCGAGCAG GACAAGCGTGCTGTGGAGAGGGTGAACATCGACAAGGTGTTCCACCCCTTCATCACTGGTGCCTACAACAAGCTGGTGGCAGATATGATGCAGGAGACAGGAGCCCGCATCAACGTCCCCCCACCCAGCGTCAATAAGACGGAGATTGTCATTACTGGGGAGAAAGAGCAGGTGGCCCTTGCTGTGGCTATGATCAAGAAGATTTATGAGGGGAAG AAAAATGCCACCACCATTGCGGTAGAGGTGAAGAAATCTCAGCACAAGTACGTGATCGGCCCCAAGGGAAACACCCTGCAGGAGATCCTGGAGAAAACTGGCGTCTCGGTCGAGATCCCACCCCCAGACAGCAACTCTGAGACAGTCATCCTGCGCGGGGAGCCAGACCGGCTGGGTCAGGCTCTCACTGAAGTTTACGCCAAG GCCAACAGCTATACTGTATCCTCAGTCGAAGCTCCTTCCTGGCTTCATCGATTCATCATCGGCAAGAAGGGGCAGAACCTGGCCAAGATTACCCAGCAAATgcccaag GTGCACATTGAGTTCACTGAGGGCGAGGATAAGATCACCCTGGAAGGCCCCACCAAAGACATGCAGATGGTGCAGAGTCAGATGGAAGCCATCGTCACTGACCTG GTGAGCCGCATGGATTATTTGGAGATTAGTGTGGACCCCAGATTCCACAGACACCTGATTGGGAAGGGTGGTGCCAACA TAAACCGCATCAAAGATCTGCACAAGGTGTCTGTGCGTATCCCCCCTGACAACGAGAAGAGCCACCTGATCCGCATCGAGGGAGATCCTCAGGGGGTCCAGGAAGCCAGTAAGGAGCTGCTTGAGCTAGCGTCGCGCATG GAGAACGAGCGTACAAAGGACCTGATCATTGAACAGCGTTTTCACAGAGCCATCATTGGCCAAAAAGGGGAGAAGATTAAGGACGTTCGTGACAAGTTCCCTGAG GTCATCATCAACTTCCCAGACCCGGCAGCGAAGAGTGACATCGTTCAGTTGCGTGGTCCAAGAAATGAGGTGGAGAAATGCTCCAAGTTCATGGCGAAGATGGTTGCTGACATG GTGGAGAATGGCTTCTTTCTCTCAGTTCCCATCTTCAAACAATTCCACAAGAACATTATTGGGAAAGGTGGCGCCAACATCAAGAAG ATTCGTGAGGAAACGAACACCCGGATTGACCTGCCTGCCGAGAACAGCAACTCTGAGATGATAGTCATCACCGGCAAGAAGGAAAACTGTGAGGCCGCAAGAATCCGCATCCTGTCTATCCAGAAAGAACTG GCAAACATTACAGAGATGGAGGTGTCCATCCCCTCAAAGCTGCACAACTCCCTGATTGGCTCTAAGGGCCGTTTCGTCCGCTCCATCATGGAAGAGTGTGGCGGTGTCCATATCCACTTCCCCACAGAGGGCTCCGGCATCGACACGGTCACCATCAGGGGCCCTGCTGAGGAGGTGGAGAAGGCGAAGAAACAGCTGCTCTCTCTGGCCCAGGATAAG CAAACCAAGAGTCACACGGCTGAGCTGAAGGCCAAGCCAGAGTACCATAAGTTCCTGATCGGTAAAGGAGGTGGTAACATCCGTAAAGTACGTGACAGTACTGGAGCCAGGATTATCTTCCCGACACCTGACGACGAGGACCAGGAGCTGATCACCGTGGTGGGGACAGAGGAGGCCGTCAGAGAGGCCCAGAAGGAACTGGAGGAACTCATCAAGAGCTTG GATAACGTGGTGGAGGATGTAATGAATGTGGACCCCAAGCACCACCGGTACTTTGTGGCTCGCCGTGGGCAGGTGCTGAGGGACATCGCTGATGAGTACGGCGGCGTGATGGTGAGCTTCCCCAGGAGTGGTGCCAACAGTGACAAGGTCACTCTGAAGGGAGCCAAAGACTGCGTGGAGGCAGCCAAGAAACGCATGCTGGAGATCATCGAGGACCTG gatgCCCAGGTGACCATGGAGTGTGTGATTCCTCAGAAGTTCCACCGTTCCATCATGGGGCCCAAAGGTTCCCGTATCCAAGGCATTACCAGGGACCACAACGTGCAGATTAAATTCCCTGAGCGAGTGGACGGCCCGGGGAAGGGAGGCCCAGCGG CTCCCCCGGCCGAGGCTGCAGTGCAGGAGAATGGAGAGGCTAACGGAGAGATGGTTGAAGAGCCTGCAGCACCTGTGGATCCCACTGCACCGAAGAAGTGTGACGTCATCGTGCTTTCTGGCCGCAAGGAGCGATGCGAGGCTGCTGTGGAGGCACTCAAG GCTTTGGTCCCTGTCACCACTGAAGTGGAAGTCTCTTTTGAGCTTCACCGTTACATTATTGGCCAGAAAGGAAGTGGAATTCGTAAGATGATGGATGAGTTTGAG GTTAATATTCAAGTGCCTGCTCCTGAGCTGCAGTCCGACATAATCTTCATTACTGGCTTGGCCAATCACCTGGACCGCGCTAAGGAGGGTCTCCTGGAGCGCGTTAAAGAGCTGACTGCTGAGCAGGAGGATCGG TCCCTCAGGAGCTTCAAGTTGACCATCACCGTGGATCCTAAGTATCACCCCAAGATCATTGGCCGTAAGGGGGCCATAATAACCAACATCCGCACAGAACACGACGTCAACATCCAGTTCCCGGACAAGAACGACGACAACCAG GACCAGATTACCATCACGGGGTATGAGCACAAGGCTATAGCTGCCAGGGATGCCATCCAGGCCATCGTGGACGAGCTGGAGGAGATGATCTCCGAGGATATCACCCTGGACGCCCGCGTCCACGCCCGTATCATCGGGGCCCGTGGCAAGGGCATCCGCAAGATCATGGATGAGTTCAAg GTGGATCTGAGATTCCCCCAGCCTGGAGCTGCTGACCCTAATCAGGTGTTTGTTACTGGTCGTCCTGAGCTGGTGGACGAAGCCATCGACCACCTCCTCAACCTGGAAGAGGAATAT ATGGCTGACGtgaatgagaatgaatctaaGATG